The genomic region GGATATGGGAGCAGACACAGCAGCGAGTCCTTCGAAATGGGACGGGCAGGAACGCCGCAGCCCGAGCCGCTTGGATGACGAGTCGCGAGCGCGCCGACTTTTGATCAAGTATAAAGCCGGCGGTCCCGATGCGGCGGCCGCGCGCGAAGCGCTCGTGCTCCAATTCCGGCCTCTGGTTCAAAAGCAGGCGCGTCAGTTCATGAGCGCCGCCGTGCCGCTGGAGGATCTCATTCAGGAAGGCTTTCTCGGCCTGATGCATGGGATCGACCAGTACGATCAAACGCGTGGCGTCAAGCTGATTACCTACGCCACGCACCATATCGATGGGCACCTGCGTCACTTCCTTCGCGACCGCGTCCAGATCATCAAGGAGCCGGCGTGGCTTCAGGAGCTGGCGCAAAAGGTCCGCCGCGAAATTGAAACCCTCACCCAATCTCTTGGCCGAGAGCCAACCGACCAGGAAACGGCGCAGTCGCTGGGGCTGGCCGAGTCGGAAATCGTTCGAATCAAGTCCACGCGATCCATCTTCGCCGTGACGTCGCTGGACGAGGCGCAGGAGACCGGCGGCCCCGCCGCCCATGTCGCCGAAAACAACCTTCGCGCCACCACCGCCGAGCTCCCCATCGAAGACCGCGTTGTTCTGGAGAATGCGCTCGTCCGTCTCAAGGAGATCGAACAAAAGGTCCTTTACAGCTTCTACTACGAAGACCGCAGCCAGACGGATATCGCGCGCGCTCTCGGCGTCTCGAACAACTATATCTCGCACATTCTGAAAAATTCGGCGCGCAAACTACAGCAGATGTTCCGCAGCGACGCTGTCCGCGAAGCCGCGCTGCAGCATGAAGGGCGACGCCGACGGATCGCCAGCCTTGGCCCCATGGCGGCGGCCGACTACGAGGAAGCGCCCGCGACCGTTGTCGACGCCGTCACCGGACTGTATACGCAGAGCTATTTTGACGCGCGTTTGGAAGAGGAAGTATCTCGCGCCAAGCGGCACGATCTGGAGCTGTCGGTGGTAAGGGTCCTGGTGGGGAACGATCTGCCGGAGGCGACCTACTTCGCGCAGGTCGCGCAGACCGTGAACGAGTGCATGCGCCGCTCGGACTTGGTGGCGCGGATCGGGGATCATGAAATCGGCGCGATGCTGCCGCACACCGGCGCCACGCGTGAGATCGTTCTGCGGCGTTTGATCACGCAGCTTACGGCGCTGCGCGACGCGCTGCCGCACGAGTTTACCATCACGCTGGGCGCGGCTTCATTTCCAGAGTATGCGCACAAAAGCGATCTGATGGAGGCGGCGGCTCCGGTGCATGGGCTGGGATAGCTCCCCAGCGTCGCCTCGTCGCCGATCCCTATCCATTAGTCGCCGATGCCCATCAATCGCCGGAGGGCCGCCAGATCGTACGGGTCGCCGTCGGCGATGGCGCTCTGTATGTTCTGCTCTTCAGCCTCGACGATTCCACGAGCGAGATTTTGCTTGAGGAGAAACGCGATGGTCTCCACCAGCCTCGCGTTGGCCTGCGATAAGCTCTGGATGGACCGCATCAGGTCCTCCCATTGCGCGCGGGTCAGCATCACGGTCTCGTCTGTCAGTTCCTCGTCGTCTTCCATGTCCGGATTATACCCAGATATATTCATGATAATACTCGCAGTTCTACCAGAAACTGGCTAGGTCATGGTCATTACAAATTTACGCCGTTGACATTGAGGTGGAATTTGCATCCCAAAAAGTCCGCGGCGCGATGGCATAATACCATACGGAGCACGAAAATCTCAAAGTACTCGGTCACCGAAGCGTGCTGCGTATCGATCGTCAGCTCCAAAATGATGGCTTTCGCGGCGGCGTCCACGCGCAGATACGATTTCTGAACCGCATAGTTCACCCGGTCATGGATGTCGAACTTGATCGGATCGCTCACCTGGACGCGGGAAAAGTGGACGTCGGACTTGTCGGCAATGATGACCGCCGCCGAGACCGCCGAAATCGGGACGCCGTTGGGCTCCTCATGATTGCCGATCGCGCCGATCACCGTCGCGATCTCCCCCGCCGACATCCCCATTTGCGTCAGGATCGTATAGGCGATCAGCGCGCCGGCTTCCACATGCCCAATACGATTGACGACGCAGCCCATATCGTGCAGATATCCCGCGATGGCCGCGAGCTCGGCGTCGCGCTCGTCCCGCTGCAAGTTCGTCAGGATGCTGCGCGCGATGGTGGAGACGATGCCGGCGTGCCGGTGCCCGTGCTCTGTGTAGCCGATCGCCTGCATCTGTTCGTTGGCGCGCGTGATGTAAGTTCGTACGCGGCTGTCGTGGCGCACATCCTTGAGCGTAATCAAGTCGGTCTTTTCCACCTTCTCGATCTTCTCCACTTTTTCGATCTTCTCTTCGGATTCCATTACTTTGGCCGTCCTATCGTTACTGACGCAAGCGTTCCGGACGTCACCGTCACCAGCCCGCCGGCTGCATTGTCCCAAGTGATACGGAACGTCACGCCGCCGTCGGCGTCCGTCACCCCATCGATGTGATCGGCCTTCCCGCCGGTCACGCTCACATGGACCGGCATTCCCTGCCCCGGCTTCAGCGCCGCATTCGCGATCTGCACCGAAAGTACGCTCTGCTGGGCTCCGGCCACCGGAGCACGCGCGATCTTTGTCCGAAGGGCGAAGAGATCCGCCGCGCTGACCAGCGGCGCGGCGGGCGCGCTCACCGTGATCGTCGTCGTGACAAGCTGCCCTTTGTAAAGCGCCGTGATCTTTGTGTCTCCCGGAGCGAGGGCAAGGAAGGAGCCGCTCTGGTTCACGAAACCGCAGCCGCCGGAACTCGGCCCCTGCCATACGACATCGCCGGAATCCCCTCGGATCGTCCTGGCGCCGTCGACGAGCGTGAGCGTGGTGGCGGCGCCGACGGTCAGCGTGTCGGAAGCGGCGACGATCTGCGGTCCGCGCACGAAGGCCGCGGGCGGCATTCCCACCACGTTTGCGGGATCCACTTGCATGACGGGAAGAACCGAATCTTCCGGCGCTGTTTCCACGTAAGGGGCGTCGCTGTCGATCAGAAGCATATCGGCGACGGGGCGCTCGTACCCCGTTCCGCCGGGACTGCTGATAGTTATACCCCCAACCGCCATCGTCGTCGACCCGCCGCCGTCCAGATTGATCGCTTCGGAGGCGCCGTACCGCTTCAAAATGCCGGCGAGAGCGACGAGCGACACGCCTTTGGAGATCGTCTGCCGCCCGTCCACCGTCACGATATACAGGCGGCTGCCGTCGCTACTGGTCCCGACAGCCGTCCTCGGGTGCGGCCCGTCTGTCAATGTGGCGTCGAACCCTTCGGCGACGCCGTCAACGCTCACCTGGCCATTGACGAGCAGGCGCGGCCCGCCGCCGATCGCATGCGACATCCGGCTCCAAAGAAACGCCTTGCGGTCGATCCCAACGCCGGCGCGCGAAGGCAGATCCCCCACGCGCGGGAGGTTCGCCACCTGGACGGAGCTCGCCACATTACTCGGATCCCCTACCCCTAGCACGAAACCAACATTGTCGCCGGCGTGAATATGCTGAGCGAGGAAATCCGCGCCGACGCCCGGACCGCCGGCAATCACCAGACCATCCGGCGGGATCGGCGTGATCCCATCGCTGAGCGCTTTGACGACCGTGACCTTGCCCTGGATCATCTTGTTGGCCCGCAAGGGCAGGTTGACGCCCGTCAGCACGAGGTCCGTACCGCCCGGCTTGTTGGCCGTCGCATCGCCATATGTACTGCTGTAGACAACGACTTCGCTCTTCCCCGCCAGCCGGTTGATCCCGCGAACCGCGATGCGCTGCCCATCAGCCGCCTGAAGATCGCCCAAAAAGCCAAGGATATCGAACAGCGCCCGCTTGCCGTCGTCGGTGAACCCCAGCACCGCGCGCGGCCCGCCCTTCCCATAGCCGGTCCAGGGTTCGGACAGCAGCTCGCCGTTGCGAATGCCCAGTCCGAGCGGATCGCCCGTATAGTCGAAATAATCGCCGTTCACCGCCACCAGCGCTTTGTGCCGCCGGGCGAGGCGCGCCACATCTTCCCGTCCCTTCGTCGCATCCGAGCCGAAGATCTTATCCTGGCCGATCGCGACCTCGGGATGCACGCCCGCCGTCTTCAGATCGACGGTCACAACGTTGATAATCAATGGCGTCGTCGTGTCGATCTCTTGTGTCAGCGTCACTCCGGGCGCAAGGCGCTTCGTCACAGTGCTCGCCTGGCAGAGAGACGAGGCGAACGAAAGCAATATTACGAAGCTAAGGGGGGAAGTTCTGTTCATCGTGTGGTCTGATGGCGCGTGACTTGATGGGAATATTATACCGGCGCGCGAACAGCGTGTCAAACGAGGAACAGGAGAGCGGCCGGCGATCAATACGCTTCCGATTCCTCTGAAGCGCAGATGGCGCATGTTTCGCACAGCCGCCGATTCCGCACACGGCTACCGCCATTCGTATGCCGGATAGGCCATCCGCCTGACTCGTTTCACGTCGGCTATTTTCTCCTTTTTGTTTTCGTTGTTTTTTATGTTGAATTTACGCTCTTCCTCCAAAGCTAACATAATCATCGATTACTGTTCCTTCTTGAACAGATCCTGGAAGATGAGCTGGCCCCAAATGCGGCCGCGTGCGTGCGTCAGCGCGCCCCCTTCGTTGAGCTTTCCCAGTTCGACGGGTGCGAACCCGAGTTGTTTGGACAAATCCGCCACGGGACCGATCGCGTCCTCGTCGTCGCTCGACAGAAAGACGACCCGGTGGCCGCCCTCGACGACCGGATCGGTCGCCAGGGTGGCTGTAATCAGGTGATTGAAACCTTTCACGAGCTTAGCGCCGGTGAACGCCTTCGCGACGAAGGCGGAGGACGGGAGGCTGTCCAGCTCTTCAGGGAGAACTCCAAACGCGTTCGTGGCGTCGATGACCGTCTTGCCTTCCCAGCTTGGCAGGGCCTTCGCAACCTCACGGTGCTCCCCGAACGGGATTGCCAAGATGATCGTATCGGCCTCGAGTGCATTCCGCAACGACTTGGCGATGACTCTGGGCCCAATCGCCCGAGCCTGCGGCGTCAACGCCTCGGGCGGCCGGCGGCTCGCGACGGTCACGTCGATGTTTTTACGGGCGAAGGCGTGGGCGAGGGCCTGGCCTATTGCACCGAATCCGATAATCGCATAGCTCATAATACTTCTCCAATCCGTGTTAAAACTAAAGTTCGCGAATGGTGATCGCGCCAATGGCGAACGAGCAACGGGACCGCGCCGGACTCAGACCTGCGCCATGCCTCCATCGGCGGCGAGATCCACGCCGGTGATGTAAGAACTTTCATCGGAAGCGAGGAACACGACGACGGACGCGATTTCCTCAGGCTTGCCTCTGCGGCCAAGCGGAACCAGCGAGGTGAACTGAGCTACCGCCTGTTCGACCTGTTCAGGGGGGAGGCCCACCTTGTCCAAAGCCGGAGTTTCGATTGGGCCAGGACTCATCGAATTCACACGAATCTTGCGATCTTTCAGCTCCACCGTCCAGCCACGCGCGAAGCTGCGCACGGCCGCCTTACTCGCGGCGTAGGCGGTCAAGCCTGGCACACCCAGTACGTTTGCGTTCGAAGAGGTTAGGATGATTGAGCCGCCATCTTTGAAGAGAGGGAGGGCTTTCTGCACGGTAAAGAATAATCCCTTTACGTTGATATCGAAGGTCTGGTCGAATTGAGCCTCAGTCGACGTAGCAAGCGGCGCGATGGTCCCTCCGCCCGCGTTTGCAAAGAGGACGTCGATGTGACCGTGCTTCTCTTTCACAACAGCATAGAGCCGGTCCAGATCTTCTAAGTTTGAGACGTCGCCCGCGACCGTCGTCACGTTTCTCCCGATGAAAGCTGCGGCCTCAGCCAGATCTTTCTCTCGTCGGCCAGTGATCACGACATGCGCGCCTTCTTCCACAAAGCGCTTGGCTGTGGCCAAGCCAATACCGCTCGATCCTCCCGTGATAATTGCAATCTTGCCCTCTAGCTTTCCCATGACTTTTCTTTTCCTTTCGTGGCGTGTACTGCGTCGCTATTGCCATTTATGCAAATGCGCTGTATAATATGGATCAGTGATCCAGATACAATACCATTATACGGATCAGTGATCCGTTTGTCAAGGGGATTTATGCGAGCCGACGCCAGAAAAAATTACAGCCATCTACTTGAGGTCGCGCGCGATGTCGTCGCCGAGCATGGCGCCGACGCATCCATGCGAGAAATTGCCCGCCGGGCTAACGTCGGCTTGGCCACACTGCTGCGCCATTTCCCGACGCGGGAAGCCTTGTTCGAAGCGCTGCTGCGTACGAACCTGGACGCACTGACGCAGAAGGCAGGTGAACTCGAAACGTCGAGCCCCCCTGACGAAGCGCTCGTGTCCTGGTTTCGCGAAATGGTGGCGTTCGTTCACAGCTATAGCGGAGTTGTTGCCTTGATGGCGAGCGCCCACGAGGACCCGGACTCCGCGCTTTACACGACATGCACAGCGGTGCACTCAGCGGGCGCGCGACTATTGCTCCGTGCTCAAGCCGAGGGAACGGCGCGCGCGGATATGGATGGGGTCGACCTGTTCGGCCTGATGTCGGCGCTCGGCTGGCTCGTCGGTCAACCCGGATTCGCGCCACGGGCGGATCATCTCTTTCACATTATTACGAGCGCCGTCCTGACAAATCGGCCTCGCAACGATGTCAAGAAGGCAACGTAACAGAATCCAACGAATTGTTGTCTGCATGGCATCGGATGGCGTCCGCTATGACCGACGCCGGCGACGCTATGCACAATAGTCTTGGGAAAGGTGACGAATGCAGGTGATCGTCGTGTGTATAACAGCAATCAAGTTAACACTATGCTAATTATGGAATCAAAACAGCCTCCGTATTCTTGTTAGGAATACGGAGGCCGTTCACAGAGAAGCAAATCGATCGAGTAGCGTTAATCCGGTCGCACGGTCGCTTCCAGCACGGCTTCCGCCATATAGATCGGGGCATGGGCGCGGACGGCGACCGCGATGGCGTCGGAGGGGCGGGCGTCGATGTCCAGCGTGCTTCCGTCAGCGCGCACGACGTTGATCTTGGCGTAGAACGTGTCGTTCCACAGATCGTCGATCGTGATGCGCTCGATCTTGACATCCAGCCGTTCGAGGGCGAGCTTGATCAGGTCGTGGGTCATGGGGCGGTCGGGCGCTTCGCCTTCCAAGGCCATCATGATGGCCCAGGCTTCGAACTGACCGACCCAGATGGGAACGCGGCGACCTTTGTTATCGCGCAGCAGCACGAAGTGCTGCGCCGGAGCGCCCTGTTCCTGGTGAACGTAGACGTTCACCACCTTGATCTCTTTTTCGTTGAGCGAACGCGGCGTGCGGTTCTCCGTCTCGGAGGAAAACCGATCGTCCATGGCGCCCGAGAATGATTCCGGCGTCAGCGGACTGCTTTCACCGTCCGGCCCACGGCCGCTGGAGCCTCCCGGCTCCGGGTCTTGTGGACGCCAATCATCACCAAACAGTTTGTCGAAGTCGCTTGCCAACCGATGCCTCGCTTCCTATAAGGGCCGGCGCCGCTCCAACGCGTCAGTCGTCACGTCGTCCCGTCTTGCTGACCGTGCGCAGGAATTCTTTGTTGCTCTTGCTGTTGTTCAATCGGTCAATCAACAGCTCCGTCGCCTCCACCGTTCCCAGGCCCGCGAGAACGCGGTGCAGCTGGTAGACGGCCTTGAGGCTCTCGTCGTCATAAAGCAGTTCTTCTTTTCGGGTGCTAGACTCTTTCACGTTGATCGCCGGGAAGATACGCCGGTTGGCGATCTCACGGTCGAGCTTCAGTTCGGAGTTGCCGGTCCCCTTGAACTCTTCAAAGATAATATCGTCCATGCGCGAGCCGGTTTCGACCAGCGCGGTGGCGATGATGGTCAGGCTCCCGCCATTCTCTATATTACGGGCCGTTCCAAAAAATCGTTTCGGCCGATAAATCGCCGCCGGATCCAGGCCTCCTTGAAGCGTGCGTCCCGACGGAGTCACCGTCAGGTTCGACGCGCGCGACAGGCGGGTGAGGCTATCCAGCAATACTACCACATCCTTACCGGACTCGACCAGCCGCTTCGCCTTTTCGAGCACCATATCGGCGACCCGCATATGGTTCTCCGGCAGCTCATCAAAGGTGGAGGAGACGACTTCGCCGTTAACCGAGCGGCGGATATCCGTCACTTCTTCCGGGCGCTCGTCGATCAGCAGGACCATCAGAACAACTTCCGGGTGGTTCTGGGTGATGGAGTTCGCGATGGATTTCAGAATGGTGGTCTTACCGGCCTTGGGCGGCGCGACGATGATCGCGCGCTGTCCCTTACCGATGGGGGCGATCAAATCGATGACGCGGGCCGTGAGGTTCTTCGCGTCCGTTTCGAGCACCAGGCGGTCGTTGGGATAGATGGGGATCAGTTCGTCGTAATTGACGCGGTTGCGCGCTTGCTCAGGAGAAACGCCATTCACGGATTCGACGCGCAGAAGGCCGTAGTACTTTTCGGTGTCCTTCGGAGGGCGGACCTGTCCGGAGACTGTGTCGCCCGTCTTCAAACCGAAGCGCTTGATCTGGGCCTGGGCCACGTAGATGTCCTGAGTGTTTGGATCGAAGTTGTTCTGGCGCAGGAAGCCCCACCCGTCCGGCAAGATTTCAAGAACGCCGGATCGGATCAAAGGCGCGGGCGCGTCTCCGTCGTTGTTCTGAGACGGCGGGGGCGCGCCGTTGTCTTTTTCCGGCCGGCCGGCGCCGGATTCGATGTCCTCGTGTGCCATGGTGGTTCGCATATGCCTCTACAGTCGGTCGTGTCCCGTCGAACGGGGAGACCATTTGAAAGAATTTTGGATCAGAAATCGGGAACGGGGATTATGTCAAAAAGAGATGGACGTAATGACGAATCGAGGCTAGGGAGCATGCGAGCGGCGTGTTCCCCGGCCTCCTTGCAGTAATTATACCATGTTCACGGATATTTCAACCAAAATGATTAGCGGATCAATCTGGCGAAAAGTTCCATCGTTAGCCGCCGCCATAAATCTCGGGCTTCAGCACACCGATATATGGCAAGCTGCGGTACTTGCCCTGGTAATCCAGGCCATATCCGACGACGAACTGGTCTTCCACCTTGAAGCCAAAGTAGTCCACGGGAACGTCGACGCGCCGGCGGACGGGCTTATCCAGCAGCGTGCAGACTTTGACCGACGCCGCGCGGCGCGAGCGGAGGTTTTCCAGAAGGTACGATAAGCGAAGCGTCAGACCGGTATCGACGATATCCTCAACCACGAGAACATGCTTGCTTTCGACGCTTTCGTCTAAGTCCTTGAGAATACGGACCACACCGGACGATTTTGTATCCGCTCCGTACGAGGAGACGGCGACAAAGTCGTAGGCGACGGGGATCGTGATTTGGCGGACCAGGTCCGCCAGGAAGATATTCGCGCCTTTCAAGATGCAGATGAGCATCAGATCTTTCCCGGCGTAATCCTGGGAAATCTGCGCGCCGAGCTCGGCGACGCGCGTGGCGATCTGTTCCTGCGTCAGCAGAACCTCCGCCACATCCTCTTCCAGATCCATCTGTACCGATGCCATATCAGCTTAACCTTCCCTACTGTATCAAACTTACATGCCGCAGCCGCAAGCGGACGAGAAATTCTTCGATCGCATCACGGTTTGGAATATTTTCCGGAAGCGGCGAACGTTCCGCCGCTTCGTCCAATTGCACGAATAACTGCTCGATTTCACGGACAAACCGGCCATCGTCGGCCGTCATGAGCACATGCTCCCGAACTTTCGCTTCGATCAGCGGCGCGAGGTCCAGATGAAAACGCTCATTGAGCCGCGCCAGATCCGCCTCGACCACACCCTCACTCAGCACGACGATCCCCGTCATCAGAACCCGGAAGAGATACAAAAGCCGCTTGACCGTCTTCTCCGCATCCGATTTCTGATACGCCCGCCACTCGCTCAGGGCAAAGCCCCGATAGTGGCGGATCAGCCGCCGGCTGAGGCTGGCCAGCGCCAGAGATTTCAGTTCCTCATGGTCCGGGGATGTGATCACAACCCAGGGCGAAAAGATCTGCTCCAGCACATACCCGCTCGGCTTGATCAGCAGGCGCAGATACTTGCCGAGGTCGTGCGCCACCATTTCGACTTCCAGGCCGTCGACATACCCCTTCGGCTCCAGTGTCTCCACTGGTCTCGAAAGTGAAACCAAGGAGCTCAGCGGCGCCAGAAACGCCCCGCGCAGATCGACATCACTGTCCGGTGACGGGAACCCGTAAAGGTGCGCGCCGCTGACGGTGACGAAGACAAGATCGGAGACATGCTCGCGGGCGAATGGCTCAAACCGAAGCAAATCCGTTCCGGGCTGAAGCAGGTCCATTTCCAGGATCTACTCCCACTCGATCGTCGCCGGCGGCTTGCTCGTGATGTCGAGGACGACACGGTTGACGCCCGGCACTTCATTGACGATGCGGCTGGAGATTCGTTCCAGGACTTCGTAGGGAAGTCGAGCCCATTCGGCGGTCATCGCATCTTCGCTGGTGACGGCTCTCAAAACAATCGGATACGCGTAGGTGCGCTGATCGCCCATGACGCCGACGCTCTTGGTCGGGATCAACACAGCGAACGACTGCCAGACCTTGCGGTACAGACCGGCGCGCTTGATCTCGTCGATGATGACCCAGTCGGCGCTGCGCAGCAGATGCAGGCGCTCCATCGTCACTTCGCCGGTGATCCGGATCGCGAGGCCGGGTCCCGGGAACGGCTGGCGCCAGACCATATCGCTCGGCAGGCCAAGTTCTTCCGCGACGGCGCGCACTTCATCTTTGAACAGATATCGAAGCGGCTCAACGAGCTTCAGGTTCATGTTCTCGGGCAGACCGCCGACATTGTGATGCGTCTTGATCTTCGCGGCGCTCTTGGTGCCGGATTCGATTACATCGGGATAAAGCGTGCCCTGCGCCAGGAATTTGGCGTTGGTCAGCTTCAGCGATTCTTCTTCGAAGACGCGCACGAACTCTTCGCCGATGATCTTGCGCTTGCGCTCGGGATCGGTCACGCCGGCAAGCTTGCCGACGAAGCGCTCCACGGCGTCCACATAAATGAGGTTGATGTTGAACGCGGCCGCGAACTTGCGGCGCACGTCGTCTTCCTCGCCCTTGCGCAAAAGTCCGTGGTTGACGAAGATACAGGTGAGCTGACTGCCGATCGCCTTGTGAACGAGCGCGGCGACGGTGCAGCTGTCGATGCCGCCGGAGAGGCCGCAGACGACCTGGTTCTCGCCGACCTGATCGCGCACGAGCTGCACTTGCTGCTCGATGAACGATTCCATGGTCCAAAGGCCATGCGTCTCGACGACCTTCTCCAGGAAGTTGCGGATGATCTCCGTACCCCAGGGGGTGTGCACGACTTCCGGATGGAACTGGACGGCGTAGAAGCGGCGCTCGGCGTCATACATCGCGGCCACCGGGCAGTTGTCCGTGGCGGCGGCGATGGTGAAGCC from Capsulimonas corticalis harbors:
- a CDS encoding nucleotidyltransferase domain-containing protein, which encodes MDLLQPGTDLLRFEPFAREHVSDLVFVTVSGAHLYGFPSPDSDVDLRGAFLAPLSSLVSLSRPVETLEPKGYVDGLEVEMVAHDLGKYLRLLIKPSGYVLEQIFSPWVVITSPDHEELKSLALASLSRRLIRHYRGFALSEWRAYQKSDAEKTVKRLLYLFRVLMTGIVVLSEGVVEADLARLNERFHLDLAPLIEAKVREHVLMTADDGRFVREIEQLFVQLDEAAERSPLPENIPNRDAIEEFLVRLRLRHVSLIQ
- the hpt gene encoding hypoxanthine phosphoribosyltransferase, which gives rise to MASVQMDLEEDVAEVLLTQEQIATRVAELGAQISQDYAGKDLMLICILKGANIFLADLVRQITIPVAYDFVAVSSYGADTKSSGVVRILKDLDESVESKHVLVVEDIVDTGLTLRLSYLLENLRSRRAASVKVCTLLDKPVRRRVDVPVDYFGFKVEDQFVVGYGLDYQGKYRSLPYIGVLKPEIYGGG
- a CDS encoding NADPH-dependent F420 reductase, with the protein product MSYAIIGFGAIGQALAHAFARKNIDVTVASRRPPEALTPQARAIGPRVIAKSLRNALEADTIILAIPFGEHREVAKALPSWEGKTVIDATNAFGVLPEELDSLPSSAFVAKAFTGAKLVKGFNHLITATLATDPVVEGGHRVVFLSSDDEDAIGPVADLSKQLGFAPVELGKLNEGGALTHARGRIWGQLIFQDLFKKEQ
- a CDS encoding bifunctional nuclease family protein, coding for MASDFDKLFGDDWRPQDPEPGGSSGRGPDGESSPLTPESFSGAMDDRFSSETENRTPRSLNEKEIKVVNVYVHQEQGAPAQHFVLLRDNKGRRVPIWVGQFEAWAIMMALEGEAPDRPMTHDLIKLALERLDVKIERITIDDLWNDTFYAKINVVRADGSTLDIDARPSDAIAVAVRAHAPIYMAEAVLEATVRPD
- a CDS encoding sigma-70 family RNA polymerase sigma factor yields the protein MGADTAASPSKWDGQERRSPSRLDDESRARRLLIKYKAGGPDAAAAREALVLQFRPLVQKQARQFMSAAVPLEDLIQEGFLGLMHGIDQYDQTRGVKLITYATHHIDGHLRHFLRDRVQIIKEPAWLQELAQKVRREIETLTQSLGREPTDQETAQSLGLAESEIVRIKSTRSIFAVTSLDEAQETGGPAAHVAENNLRATTAELPIEDRVVLENALVRLKEIEQKVLYSFYYEDRSQTDIARALGVSNNYISHILKNSARKLQQMFRSDAVREAALQHEGRRRRIASLGPMAAADYEEAPATVVDAVTGLYTQSYFDARLEEEVSRAKRHDLELSVVRVLVGNDLPEATYFAQVAQTVNECMRRSDLVARIGDHEIGAMLPHTGATREIVLRRLITQLTALRDALPHEFTITLGAASFPEYAHKSDLMEAAAPVHGLG
- a CDS encoding phosphodiester glycosidase family protein, producing the protein MTKRLAPGVTLTQEIDTTTPLIINVVTVDLKTAGVHPEVAIGQDKIFGSDATKGREDVARLARRHKALVAVNGDYFDYTGDPLGLGIRNGELLSEPWTGYGKGGPRAVLGFTDDGKRALFDILGFLGDLQAADGQRIAVRGINRLAGKSEVVVYSSTYGDATANKPGGTDLVLTGVNLPLRANKMIQGKVTVVKALSDGITPIPPDGLVIAGGPGVGADFLAQHIHAGDNVGFVLGVGDPSNVASSVQVANLPRVGDLPSRAGVGIDRKAFLWSRMSHAIGGGPRLLVNGQVSVDGVAEGFDATLTDGPHPRTAVGTSSDGSRLYIVTVDGRQTISKGVSLVALAGILKRYGASEAINLDGGGSTTMAVGGITISSPGGTGYERPVADMLLIDSDAPYVETAPEDSVLPVMQVDPANVVGMPPAAFVRGPQIVAASDTLTVGAATTLTLVDGARTIRGDSGDVVWQGPSSGGCGFVNQSGSFLALAPGDTKITALYKGQLVTTTITVSAPAAPLVSAADLFALRTKIARAPVAGAQQSVLSVQIANAALKPGQGMPVHVSVTGGKADHIDGVTDADGGVTFRITWDNAAGGLVTVTSGTLASVTIGRPK
- the rho gene encoding transcription termination factor Rho; the protein is MAHEDIESGAGRPEKDNGAPPPSQNNDGDAPAPLIRSGVLEILPDGWGFLRQNNFDPNTQDIYVAQAQIKRFGLKTGDTVSGQVRPPKDTEKYYGLLRVESVNGVSPEQARNRVNYDELIPIYPNDRLVLETDAKNLTARVIDLIAPIGKGQRAIIVAPPKAGKTTILKSIANSITQNHPEVVLMVLLIDERPEEVTDIRRSVNGEVVSSTFDELPENHMRVADMVLEKAKRLVESGKDVVVLLDSLTRLSRASNLTVTPSGRTLQGGLDPAAIYRPKRFFGTARNIENGGSLTIIATALVETGSRMDDIIFEEFKGTGNSELKLDREIANRRIFPAINVKESSTRKEELLYDDESLKAVYQLHRVLAGLGTVEATELLIDRLNNSKSNKEFLRTVSKTGRRDD
- a CDS encoding HD domain-containing protein, which produces MESEEKIEKVEKIEKVEKTDLITLKDVRHDSRVRTYITRANEQMQAIGYTEHGHRHAGIVSTIARSILTNLQRDERDAELAAIAGYLHDMGCVVNRIGHVEAGALIAYTILTQMGMSAGEIATVIGAIGNHEEPNGVPISAVSAAVIIADKSDVHFSRVQVSDPIKFDIHDRVNYAVQKSYLRVDAAAKAIILELTIDTQHASVTEYFEIFVLRMVLCHRAADFLGCKFHLNVNGVNL
- a CDS encoding SDR family NAD(P)-dependent oxidoreductase; the encoded protein is MGKLEGKIAIITGGSSGIGLATAKRFVEEGAHVVITGRREKDLAEAAAFIGRNVTTVAGDVSNLEDLDRLYAVVKEKHGHIDVLFANAGGGTIAPLATSTEAQFDQTFDINVKGLFFTVQKALPLFKDGGSIILTSSNANVLGVPGLTAYAASKAAVRSFARGWTVELKDRKIRVNSMSPGPIETPALDKVGLPPEQVEQAVAQFTSLVPLGRRGKPEEIASVVVFLASDESSYITGVDLAADGGMAQV
- the guaA gene encoding glutamine-hydrolyzing GMP synthase; this translates as MSIDQSSGAAIAPVTPSELIIVLDFGAQYTQLIARRIRECHTYCEILPYDVPIETIKARNPVGLVFSGGPSSVYEAGAPRIDKAIYDLGLPILGICYGMQSMANDLGGVVSMATLKEFGKTRLDVLDPTVMFEGLNRDLICWMSHGDTVEAPPPGFTIAAATDNCPVAAMYDAERRFYAVQFHPEVVHTPWGTEIIRNFLEKVVETHGLWTMESFIEQQVQLVRDQVGENQVVCGLSGGIDSCTVAALVHKAIGSQLTCIFVNHGLLRKGEEDDVRRKFAAAFNINLIYVDAVERFVGKLAGVTDPERKRKIIGEEFVRVFEEESLKLTNAKFLAQGTLYPDVIESGTKSAAKIKTHHNVGGLPENMNLKLVEPLRYLFKDEVRAVAEELGLPSDMVWRQPFPGPGLAIRITGEVTMERLHLLRSADWVIIDEIKRAGLYRKVWQSFAVLIPTKSVGVMGDQRTYAYPIVLRAVTSEDAMTAEWARLPYEVLERISSRIVNEVPGVNRVVLDITSKPPATIEWE
- a CDS encoding TetR/AcrR family transcriptional regulator — its product is MRADARKNYSHLLEVARDVVAEHGADASMREIARRANVGLATLLRHFPTREALFEALLRTNLDALTQKAGELETSSPPDEALVSWFREMVAFVHSYSGVVALMASAHEDPDSALYTTCTAVHSAGARLLLRAQAEGTARADMDGVDLFGLMSALGWLVGQPGFAPRADHLFHIITSAVLTNRPRNDVKKAT